Within Sphaerodactylus townsendi isolate TG3544 linkage group LG05, MPM_Stown_v2.3, whole genome shotgun sequence, the genomic segment atttaaatgtatttaacagATTTTTCCCCAAAGCCCAACTGCTGTCTCTCCTAGTTTCTGCACAGGACAATGTGCTATTTCAAGGCTGGTGTGGAATGTAACTCCTTCACTTCCACAGGGAAGTATTGCTGCTTTGTCCTTACCTTTCACAACATATGGGTGTTTTTACTCTAGAGAAACCTCACATGTTGAAAGCATCTGCCTTATAGTACTATAGGTTTGTACTATAGATTTATTGAATTGTAAGTGTCCTTCTAAACATATGCTCTTGGGAATAATCTGGTAGCGCACATGGAACTGTGTGGGGGGGGACGGAATAAGAGGCATGCAGAAGACTTGGAAGACAGAATATAACATGTGTCATTAACTGCATTCCTCTCAATGGGCCTTTTATACTGAATCTCAAAACTGGAAAACTTTGCATCTTAGATTAAGATTTGGGTTGGCACAAGCAAGTAGAGACAAAACAAGTTTGGGGAAGATTGGACATATAAATAATGTGTAGGTACTTCTATCATACTAGATGCCTCATTTTCTGTATACTCTGAAAAAGTAGATTTGGGGACTGAGAGGCACTTCTGATAGTGGATTCCACAAGCTAGTTTTTGCATATCCCAAGCGCATATGTTTGTGGAAAGTTTTAAAGTAAGAATGTCACATGTTCATTGGTGATTGTATGATTCCAGCATAGTTATTAACCCTACCCTTGGctttaaatctgattttttaaaaatcttctccCATTTAGGAATTTTAGAGAGAGGACAAGGAGTTAAAAGGCTGAGTTCACTGGATGACAAGATTCCTCCCAAGTCACCACGACCACGGCGTAACATTTGGTTATCACGCAGTCAATCAGACATCTTCTCCCGTAAGCCTTGTCACAAGATAAATGTCCAGGATCCCTACTACACGCCAACTAAAGGGGGAAGCCGCAAAGTCAACCCTTTCAATGCTAGGGAGGACctgaaaggggggaaagtcaAATTTTTTGACATGCCAAGCAAATCTGTGATATCACTTGTATTTGACTTGCACTCCCAAGAGGCAAGGGGATACCTGAAGATGAGCCAGCCACAGCTCAGGCAGACCTTCAGCACTGATTGGCAGGAACCCCCTTTCTTCCCTTGGAGACGTTGTAGATCACTTCCTGTCTCTCCTGAACTTGTGCACAAAGAATATAGCACATTTGGGGATCTGTCTTCAACAATTGGCAGGTGTGATCCAAGCCAGCTGGGAGCTGAGGTGCGCCAGAAGTTATTGAGCAGCAGTAAATATGGAGTGTCTGAAATCCCTCCTTTTCAGGCCAAATTTCATAGGCTGGAGTCTCCTGCTTCTGTGTATGAAGAAGAGATGGACTGCTCTGATGGACTAGAGCCCCAGGATGAAAATGGGTTCTATCCTGGGAAAAATATAGTTGAGGAGCCAGAATTCAGAAAGACCACAGGGCAAATTCTACAAGACTCCCAGAATGTGGAGGGTATTTTGGTGCAGAACGTAGCCCATTCAGAAGATAAACCCTCACAGGCATTCTTGAGCTGCATAACCTCTGAAGCTATGGAGGTGGAAGATGAAACCCAAAGGAACATGCCTAGGCTGGAGTCTTCCAAACAATTACGTGCTAACTCTTCCTCCCAACCAGGCCGAGAGGCATCTCTGTTTGAGGTAGTAGACAGTGACATATCAAATCGAGTTTCTTCGCCATCATCAAATATACCAGCAGCAGTAAGTGAATAGTCAAAATGTGACATTTAAAAATCCAGCCAGAAGGACACACTCCTCCCAATACCTTAAAAGCTAAAACCAATGTAGAAACGCTCTAGCAAGTTGTAGCAACTAGTTTGGAGATTACAAATAATTTAGTTGGAGAGAGACTATATGTGTGAAAGTATGTATGACAGAATGATTCCTCAGCTTACCTCAGGAAGTAAT encodes:
- the TESK2 gene encoding dual specificity testis-specific protein kinase 2 isoform X2; the protein is MTSPARRLDLVSSLKCSRFMGVCVHQGQLHALTEYINCGNLEQLLDSNQYLPWTVRVKLALDIAQGLSYLHYKGIFHRDLTSKNCLIKHDENGYSAVVGDFGLAEKIPDYSEKLPVVGSPYWMAPEVLRDEPYNEKADVFSYGIILCEIIARIQADPDYLPRTENFGLDYDAFQHMVGDCPPNFLQLAFNCCNMDPTLRPSFVDIVKTLEEMLSRLKNEEAERERKLLNLDSTERKPITVSKGILERGQGVKRLSSLDDKIPPKSPRPRRNIWLSRSQSDIFSRKPCHKINVQDPYYTPTKGGSRKVNPFNAREDLKGGKVKFFDMPSKSVISLVFDLHSQEARGYLKMSQPQLRQTFSTDWQEPPFFPWRRCRSLPVSPELVHKEYSTFGDLSSTIGRCDPSQLGAEVRQKLLSSSKYGVSEIPPFQAKFHRLESPASVYEEEMDCSDGLEPQDENGFYPGKNIVEEPEFRKTTGQILQDSQNVEGILVQNVAHSEDKPSQAFLSCITSEAMEVEDETQRNMPRLESSKQLRANSSSQPGREASLFEVVDSDISNRVSSPSSNIPAAVSE